From the genome of Geobacter sp. SVR, one region includes:
- the argJ gene encoding bifunctional glutamate N-acetyltransferase/amino-acid acetyltransferase ArgJ codes for MDIKGFQFSAVEAAIKKPGRKDLALIYSEVPAAASAVFTRNAVKAAPVLLSMERIRSGRVQALIVNSGNANACTGEAGMLVARDTSRLVAEALGIADEGIQVSSTGVIGVQMPQERITAAIPGLVEGLSSGTLDDIAQAIMTTDTFPKMEARSGQAGGISYSVAGIAKGAGMIMPNMATMLSFIISDAAVEPAFLDKAFRRAVDASFNAITVDGDMSTNDTCLIMANGAAGNPPIQEDTPEAAIFEELLHEVLLSLAKQIVRDGEGATKFVEICVTGAKNDQDAKRAALSIANSSLVKTAFFGQDANWGRIFAAVGYSGAEVVPAKLNLHFDDVCMASKGVFAGGDAEQRGSEVLRKKEFRVVVDLGLGRGMATVYTSDLSHDYVSINADYRT; via the coding sequence ATGGACATCAAAGGCTTTCAATTCTCCGCCGTCGAGGCGGCCATAAAAAAACCGGGCCGGAAGGATCTGGCCCTGATCTACTCGGAAGTGCCGGCAGCCGCCAGTGCCGTATTCACGCGGAACGCCGTCAAGGCTGCCCCGGTGCTCCTGTCGATGGAACGCATCAGAAGCGGTCGGGTTCAGGCCCTGATCGTCAACAGCGGCAACGCCAACGCCTGCACCGGCGAAGCCGGCATGCTGGTTGCGCGCGACACCTCCCGGCTGGTGGCGGAGGCCCTCGGCATTGCCGATGAGGGAATCCAGGTGTCATCCACCGGAGTAATCGGCGTCCAGATGCCTCAGGAACGGATAACGGCAGCCATCCCCGGCCTGGTCGAAGGCCTCTCCTCCGGTACGCTCGATGATATCGCCCAGGCCATCATGACCACCGACACCTTCCCCAAGATGGAGGCACGCAGCGGCCAAGCGGGCGGCATCAGCTACAGCGTGGCCGGCATTGCCAAGGGAGCCGGCATGATCATGCCCAACATGGCGACCATGCTCTCCTTCATCATCAGCGATGCCGCCGTGGAGCCCGCCTTCCTGGACAAGGCCTTCCGGCGCGCGGTGGATGCTTCTTTCAACGCCATCACCGTCGACGGCGACATGTCAACCAACGACACCTGCCTGATCATGGCCAACGGCGCGGCCGGCAATCCACCGATCCAGGAGGATACCCCCGAGGCAGCGATTTTCGAAGAACTGCTGCACGAGGTGCTGCTCTCACTGGCCAAGCAGATCGTCAGGGACGGCGAAGGGGCCACCAAGTTCGTGGAAATTTGCGTAACCGGCGCAAAAAACGATCAGGACGCCAAGCGGGCCGCCCTGTCCATTGCCAATTCAAGCCTCGTCAAAACGGCCTTCTTCGGCCAGGACGCCAACTGGGGGCGCATTTTCGCCGCTGTCGGCTACTCGGGAGCCGAAGTGGTCCCTGCAAAACTCAACCTGCACTTCGACGATGTCTGCATGGCCAGCAAAGGGGTCTTTGCCGGTGGCGATGCCGAACAGCGCGGCAGCGAAGTACTCAGGAAAAAGGAGTTCCGCGTCGTTGTGGATCTCGGACTGGGCAGGGGCATGGCTACCGTCTACACCTCCGACCTCTCCCACGATTATGTCAGTATCAACGCCGATTATCGGACCTGA